A region of Thermothielavioides terrestris NRRL 8126 chromosome 6, complete sequence DNA encodes the following proteins:
- a CDS encoding carbohydrate-binding module family 1 protein (CAZy_ID 269865) — translation MKFSILPSLLAGVVSVSAGTILWDGRFNDLSSSTDLNNWSWSNEVGPYQYYIHGPSPVTAYVNLSPDYKNPADTGSKQGAKITLDSTSYWNGQNMRRTELIPQTSAAINKGKVYYHFSLMRKDTNAPATTREHQIAFFESHFTELKSGLLSGASGVSDTSLRWCVSGQTQWSTEWVADVWHNVAYEIDFNANTVGFWHSTGSDALVRVVAPVSVSTSSNGADWHVGVLELPRSGYSDTTEDFYFSGVYIESGSLTTSVSGPGSPSGGNGSSSAPGSSTTTTKVSSSTTTSAATPTSSAGGGCTASQWAQCGGINYSGCTTCAAPYTCKYLNDWYSQCQ, via the exons ATGAAGTTCTCGATTCTGCCcagcctcctcgccggcgtcgtgtCCGTCTCGGCGGGCACCATCCTCTGGGATGGCCGGTTCAACGACCTCTCATCCTCGACCGACCTCAACAACTGGTCGTGGTCGAACGAGGTCGGCCCGTACCAGTACTACATCCACGGCCCGTCCCCCGTGACGGCCTACGTCAACCTGTCGCCGGACTACAAGAACCCGGCCGACACGGGCTCCAAGCAGGGCGCCAAGATCACGCTGGACAGCACGTCGTACTGGAACGGCCAGAACATGCGGCGGACCGAGCTGATCCCGCagaccagcgccgccatcaacAAGGGCAAGGTGTACTACCACTTCTCGCTGATGCGCAAGGACACCAACGCGCCGGCGACCACGCGCGAGCACCAGATCGCCTTCTTCGAGAGCCACTTCACCGAGCTCAAGTCGGGCCTGCTGTCGGGCGCCTCGGGCGTGTCCGACACGTCGCTGCGGTGGTGCGTCAGCGGCCAGACACAGTGGAGCACCGAGTGGGTGGCCGACGTGTGGCACAACGTCGCGTACGAGATCGACTTCAACGCCAACACGGTCGGCTTCTGGCACTCCACCGGCAGCGACGCGCTGGTGCGGGTCGTCGCGCCCGTCAGCGTgagcaccagcagcaacgGCGCCGACTGGCAcgtcggcgtgctcgagctgcCCCGCTCCGGCTACTCCGACACGACCGAGGACTTCTACTTCTCGGGCGTCTACATCGAGAGCGGCAGCCTGACGACCTCGGTCAGCGGACCTG GTTCCCCCTCGGGTGGAAATGGCAGCAGCAGTGCTCCCGGTAGCAGCACGACGACAACCAAAGTTTCTtcgagcaccaccaccagtGCGGCGACCCCGACTTCttcggccggcggcggctgcacCGCCTCGCAGTGGGCGCAGTGCGGCGGCATCAACTACAGCGGCTGCACGACGTGCGCGGCCCCGTACACGTGCAAGTACTTGAACGACTG GTACTCCCAGTGCCAGTGA